From the Budorcas taxicolor isolate Tak-1 chromosome 1, Takin1.1, whole genome shotgun sequence genome, one window contains:
- the LOC128057123 gene encoding LOW QUALITY PROTEIN: RNA N6-adenosine-methyltransferase METTL16-like (The sequence of the model RefSeq protein was modified relative to this genomic sequence to represent the inferred CDS: inserted 2 bases in 2 codons) translates to MLGKKCSLAPLKEELHIQRDPKVTYTELSQGRTMRWALAWSFYDDVTVPSPPSKRRKLEKPRKPITFVALGSVMEELALQASSLGPETVEGIMVVTAWTEKILTDLKVQHKRVPCGKEEISLFLTAIENSWIHLRRKKRDRVRRLREGPLVPKDVVEGLEEETSPPESGKSQDVAQGPQEIAXGGPAPPEGEXTVGGHGPSQDSLLQEENPEPTEDERSEEKGDMEVLESCKGSSNGAQDHEAPEPFSSPVSEKGNHLQGVAGLYLFKCLINVKKEVDDALVEMHWVEGQNRDLMNQLCTYICNQTFRLVAS, encoded by the exons ATGCTGGGAAAGAAATGCAGCCTGGCTCCTCTGAAGGAAGAACTTCACATACAAAGGGATCCTAAAGTCACCTATACTGAACTCTCCCAGGGTCGGACAATGAGATGGGCTTTGGCTTGGAGTTTTTATGATGACGTAACAGTACCATCACCACCCAGTAAGCGAAGAAAACTAGAGAAGCCAAGGAAGCCCATTACGTTTGTAGCCCTGGGGTCTGTGATGGAAGAACTAGCCCTCCAAGCATCATCTCTGGGCCCTGAGACAGTGGAAGGCATCATGGTTGTGACAGCATGGACTGAAAAAATCCTCACTGACCTAAAGGTCCAGCATAAACGAGTTCCCTGCGGAAAGGAGGAAATCAGCCTTTTCCTAACGGCCATAGAAAACTCCTGGATTCActtaaggaggaagaagagagaccGAGTGAGACGGCTGAGAGAAGGGCCCCTAGTGCCCAAGGACGTAGTCGAAGGCTTGGAAGAGGAAACGTCTCCCCCAGAGTCTGGAAAGAGCCAGGATGTTGCCCAGGGCCCCCAGGAAATTG CTGGGGGCCCTGCTCCACCGGAAGGTG TCACTGTGGGGGGCCACGGCCCCAGCCAGGACTCGCTTTTGCAGGAGGAAAACCCAGAACCCACGGAGGATGAAAGGAGTGAGGAAAAGGGGGACATGGAGGTTCTGGAAAGTTGTAAAGGCTCTAGCAATGGAGCCCAGGACCACGAGGCTCCTGAGCCCTTCAGCAGCCCAGTGTCTGAAAAAGGGAACCATCTCCAAGGAGTGGCTGGACTTTACTTATTCAAGTGTCTGATAAATGTTAAGAAGGAGGTAGATGACGCCTTAGTTGAAATGCACTGGGTTGAGGGCCAGAACAGGGATTTGATGAACCAGCTTTGTACTTATATATGTAACCAAACTTTCAGGCTTGTTGCTAGTTAA